A window of the Arachis duranensis cultivar V14167 chromosome 5, aradu.V14167.gnm2.J7QH, whole genome shotgun sequence genome harbors these coding sequences:
- the LOC107490689 gene encoding uncharacterized protein LOC107490689 yields MILNHVGAGFRYLDPGRPDPNDGIRVFLPHFYRRRVSLPCPAAFHGVHLENKCEKRRSICTADELHRVPVSNSGWNLALWRYLPSPKAPMRNHPLLLLSGVATNAIGYDLSPDSSFARYMAAQGFDTWTLEVRGAGLSTHGDNLEEDPAISGGKNSASSSRTLGFSNLGASLDTESTQLERGEPEVVAKFEELQQTTNLMDIFPRIFDRLQDILEGQQLLNYRERFTANLEEFQKQVKLVAKHEWDFDHYLEEDVPAAMEYIKAQCQPRDGKLLAIGHSMGGILLYAMLSRSGFDEQDPRLASVVTLASSLDYTPSRSSLKLLLPLAKPAQALNVPVIPVGPLMATAYPFANFPPYMLSWLKSQISAQDMMNQKLFDRLVLNNFCTVPSKLLLQLTTAFQKGGLRDRNGTFYYKDHLGKSKVPVLAVAGDQDLICPPEAVYDTAKLFPKDLVTYKVFGEPGGPHYGHYDLVGSHLVYPCITEFLIQHDMP; encoded by the exons ATGATTCTTAACCACGTTGGCGCCGGATTTCGTTACCTCGACCCGGGTCGACCCGATCCTAATGACGGGATCCGAGTCTTTCTTCCGCATTTCTACCGCCGAAGAGTATCTCTGCCGTGTCCGGCAGCGTTCCACGGCGTGCATTTGGAGAACAAATGCGAGAAGCGAAGGTCGATATGCACCGCCGACGAGCTCCACCGCGTCCCTGTTTCCAACTCCGGTTGGAATCTCGCTCTGTGGCGCTACCTTCCTTCACCAAAG gCACCGATGAGGAATCACCCGCTTCTGTTGTTGTCAGGGGTTGCAACCAATGCTATTGGCTATGATCTCTCTCCTGAT TCTTCATTTGCGCGATACATGGCGGCACAAGGATTCGATACATGGACTCTTGAGGTTAGAGGTGCTGGGTTGAGCACACATGGAGATAACTTGGAAGAAGATCCTGCAATTAGTGGCGGTAAAAAcagtgcttcttcttcaagaacaTTGGGATTTAGTAACCTGGGTGCCTCTCTTGATACAGAAAGTACTCAATTGGAAAGGGGAGAGCCAGAGGTTGTAGCTAAATTTGAAGAATTACAGCAAACAACTAACTTGATGGATATTTTTCCAAGAATATTTGACAGACTTCAAGATATTCTTGAAGGCCAACAACTTTTAAACTATCGAGAGCGTTTTACTGCCAATCTAGAAGAATTTCAGAAGCAAGTTAAACTCGTTGCCAAGCACGAATGGGACTTCGACCATTATCTAGAAGAGGATGTACCTGCTGCG ATGGAGTACATAAAGGCTCAATGCCAACCAAGAGATGGAAAATTACTGGCAATCGGTCACTCGATGGGGGGCATTTTGTTGTATGCAATGCTATCACGTAGTG GTTTTGATGAACAGGATCCTAGGTTGGCATCGGTTGTTACTTTGGCATCATCGCTCGACTATACACCTTCAAGATCATCTCTCAAGTTGCTTTTACCGCTGGCAA AGCCTGCTCAGGCTTTAAATGTTCCTGTTATCCCAGTTGGACCATTGATGGCTACTGCTTATCCATTTGCAAACTTTCCACCATATATGTTATCTTGGCTAAAGTCTCAGATTTCAGCTCAGGACATGATGAATCAAAAGCTGTTTGACAGGCTTGTTTTAAACAACTTCT GTACCGTGCCTTCTAAGCTTCTCTTGCAATTAACCACTGCCTTCCAGAAAGGCGGTTTACGCGATCGCAATGGAACTTTCTATTACAAGGACCACCTCGGCAAAAGCAAGGTTCCTGTTTTAGCAGTTGCTGGTGACCAAGACCTAATTTGCCCTCCTGAAGCTGTATATG ATACCGCGAAGCTCTTTCCAAAGGATTTGGTTACATACAAAGTCTTTGGGGAGCCTGGAGGACCACACTATGGCCACTACGACTTAGTCGGTAGCCATTTG GTATATCCATGTATAACTGAATTTCTCATTCAACATGACATGCCTTAG
- the LOC107490521 gene encoding uncharacterized mitochondrial protein AtMg00240-like: MEGKEVSTTMDYTIKLTKSTVTPLSSIAEYRRLVERLLYLTNTRPDIGYAVERLSQFLDCATDKHFEAAIRVLKYLKNEPALGLMFSSQIDLEPTDFSDSDWGTCSDTRRSISDYCFFIGTFIVSWKSKKQNTVAVSSCEAEYRALAMATKEVQ, translated from the coding sequence ATGGAAGGCAAGGAAGTGTCAACTACAATGGATTATACCATCAAACTGACAAAGAGTACCGTAACTCCTCTAAGCTCAATAGCAGAATATAGAAGACTAGTTGAAAGATTGTTATATCTAACCAATACAAGACCAGATATAGGGTATGCAGTTGAAAGACTAAGCCAATTTTTGGACTGTGCTACTGACAAGCACTTTGAAGCAGCCATAAGGGTACTCAAATATCTCAAGAATGAGCCAGCATTAGGATTGATGTTCTCATCTCAAATAGATTTAGAGCCTACTGATTTCTCAGACAGCGACTGGGGTACATGCTCAGACACTAGAAGATCTATATCGGACTATTGTTTCTTCATAGGAACATTTATTGTATCATGGAAAAGTAAGAAGCAAAATACAGTGGCAGTGTCATCGTGTGAAGCAGAATACAGGGCCCTTGCCATGGCTACTAAAGAAGTACAGTAG